One Fusobacterium ulcerans DNA segment encodes these proteins:
- a CDS encoding 3-keto-5-aminohexanoate cleavage protein, with product MSKIIITVAPTGAWPSKKDNPNIPLTPEEIANDVYECYKAGASIAHLHMRDDMGKGTMDTKKFEETVKLIKEKCDIVINLTTSGDLNATDETRQAHLKSIKPDLASYDCGSMNWMHNSLFINHPKFLEELGYTMQENNVKPEIEIFDAGMIYNSLYYIKKGVLKEPVHYQFVLGAAGGTAATVENLVYLKSLIPEGSTWSALGIGRGHIPILMTAIAMGGHVRVGMEDNVYYGPAELAVSNAQLVERAARLIKNSMNEVATPAEAREILGLKNGDE from the coding sequence ATGAGTAAAATAATAATAACAGTAGCTCCAACAGGAGCTTGGCCATCTAAAAAAGATAATCCTAATATACCTTTAACACCAGAAGAAATTGCAAATGATGTGTATGAATGCTATAAGGCAGGAGCGTCTATAGCACATCTTCATATGAGAGATGATATGGGAAAAGGAACAATGGATACTAAAAAATTTGAAGAAACAGTTAAACTTATAAAAGAAAAATGTGATATAGTTATTAATTTAACAACATCAGGAGATCTGAATGCTACTGATGAAACTAGACAGGCACATTTAAAATCAATAAAACCTGATCTTGCTTCTTATGATTGTGGTTCTATGAACTGGATGCATAATAGTTTGTTTATTAATCACCCTAAATTTTTAGAGGAATTAGGATATACAATGCAGGAAAATAATGTCAAACCAGAAATTGAAATTTTTGATGCTGGAATGATATATAATTCATTGTATTATATAAAAAAAGGAGTTTTAAAAGAGCCAGTACACTATCAATTTGTGTTAGGAGCTGCTGGGGGAACAGCTGCAACTGTTGAAAATCTAGTTTATTTAAAAAGTTTAATACCTGAAGGAAGTACTTGGTCAGCACTGGGAATTGGAAGAGGACATATACCTATTCTAATGACAGCTATTGCCATGGGAGGACATGTGCGTGTGGGAATGGAAGATAATGTATATTATGGACCAGCAGAATTAGCTGTTTCAAATGCTCAGCTTGTGGAAAGGGCAGCCAGATTGATTAAAAATTCTATGAATGAAGTAGCAACTCCTGCTGAAGCCAGAGAGATTTTAGGCTTAAAAAATGGAGATGAATAG